A region from the Spirochaeta thermophila DSM 6192 genome encodes:
- a CDS encoding PIG-L deacetylase family protein: MQVKIRDERTGKVVVHERLAEAFPRWQPQERWLFISPHDDDVLIGGGILLQRALEEGVDVHVLVTTDGAQGYCDLSLRDSIVEVRREETALAYRAIGVHQVHLLDFPDGSLHLFKGRRRAQDGDPGMIEGYTGLQNALTFFYRKLLPSRVFLMSLNDYHPDHKVVHEEAIISLFHAHNPIWAELGPPTGGFPRVYELAAYGDFVALPSIRVEGTKELKERKLRALDLFVSQKEIIASLVSILRERPAVEYVREYGFKLYDPAVYEAFFS, encoded by the coding sequence ATGCAGGTAAAGATACGAGATGAACGCACGGGAAAGGTGGTCGTACATGAGCGTCTTGCCGAGGCCTTTCCTCGGTGGCAACCGCAGGAACGGTGGCTCTTCATATCTCCCCATGATGACGATGTGCTCATCGGTGGAGGTATTCTCCTTCAACGGGCACTGGAAGAGGGGGTGGATGTCCACGTCCTGGTGACCACGGATGGGGCGCAGGGGTACTGTGATCTCTCCCTCCGGGATTCTATTGTCGAAGTGCGGAGGGAGGAGACGGCCCTCGCGTATCGAGCGATAGGGGTGCACCAGGTCCATCTCCTGGATTTTCCCGATGGGAGCCTTCATCTGTTCAAGGGGAGGCGGAGGGCTCAGGATGGTGATCCTGGGATGATTGAGGGGTACACGGGACTTCAGAATGCCCTCACCTTTTTCTATCGGAAGCTCCTCCCTTCGCGGGTGTTCCTCATGTCCCTCAACGACTATCACCCGGACCACAAGGTGGTCCACGAGGAGGCCATTATCTCTTTGTTTCATGCGCACAATCCCATATGGGCGGAGCTCGGCCCACCCACCGGTGGGTTCCCTCGGGTCTATGAACTCGCCGCATACGGTGATTTTGTGGCCCTTCCTTCGATTCGCGTGGAGGGAACCAAGGAATTGAAGGAGCGAAAACTCCGGGCGCTCGATCTCTTCGTCTCCCAGAAGGAGATTATCGCCTCGCTGGTGTCCATCCTGAGGGAGCGTCCGGCGGTCGAGTATGTGAGGGAGTACGGTTTCAAGCTCTACGATCCTGCAGTGTATGAAGCGTTTTTCTCTTGA
- a CDS encoding aldose 1-epimerase, with protein sequence MKRFSLDCGVEVVRLEGERCAVEVIPGLGGIVRQMWWVFGGEPHRLLVEDAPEELLANPWFRGRLLFPFNDRIPGGVYCFEGREYAFPCTEGDDALHGFLWQRPMRVRRGGETREGEWLECEYVTDGSDRGYPFEVGLRVRYEVGGDGFSLRAHVWNAGGVAAPVSIGWHPYVSPGAGMQVDDLVLRIPAEAVLEVDERLLPTGRILPVGGTPWDFRAGRRLGSTPCDMGFFLFGKERMIAVSADRYRLIMRLGGIFSYVQVFVPPQRDGVAVEPVASLTDGFNHPEWGAPVLKPGEHRWGEVWIRAER encoded by the coding sequence ATGAAGCGTTTTTCTCTTGACTGCGGTGTGGAGGTGGTGAGGCTGGAGGGGGAGCGTTGCGCAGTGGAGGTGATTCCCGGGTTGGGGGGTATCGTGAGGCAGATGTGGTGGGTCTTCGGGGGGGAGCCCCACCGACTCCTCGTGGAGGATGCGCCTGAGGAGCTCCTCGCGAACCCCTGGTTTCGGGGGCGGCTTCTCTTTCCGTTCAATGATCGTATTCCGGGTGGTGTGTATTGCTTTGAGGGGAGGGAATACGCATTTCCGTGCACCGAAGGAGATGATGCGCTTCACGGTTTCCTCTGGCAGAGACCCATGAGGGTGAGGCGGGGTGGGGAGACGAGAGAGGGGGAATGGCTGGAGTGCGAGTACGTCACCGATGGGTCGGACAGAGGATACCCGTTCGAGGTGGGGCTGCGTGTGAGGTATGAGGTGGGGGGAGACGGGTTCTCTCTGCGTGCCCACGTGTGGAACGCGGGAGGTGTCGCGGCGCCCGTGAGCATAGGGTGGCACCCCTATGTCTCTCCAGGGGCCGGGATGCAGGTGGACGATCTGGTGCTCCGGATTCCTGCAGAGGCTGTACTCGAGGTGGACGAACGGCTTCTCCCTACGGGCAGGATACTTCCGGTCGGTGGGACGCCGTGGGATTTCAGGGCCGGGCGAAGGTTGGGCTCGACCCCCTGCGACATGGGCTTCTTTCTTTTCGGGAAGGAGAGGATGATCGCGGTTTCCGCGGACAGGTATCGCCTCATCATGCGCCTCGGGGGGATCTTCTCCTATGTCCAGGTCTTCGTGCCGCCTCAGAGGGATGGGGTTGCGGTGGAGCCGGTGGCGTCGCTCACGGACGGCTTCAATCATCCTGAGTGGGGCGCGCCCGTCCTCAAGCCGGGGGAGCACAGGTGGGGAGAGGTGTGGATAAGGGCGGAGAGGTGA
- a CDS encoding extracellular solute-binding protein, whose product MKRVLCLMLTLFLLAGTIFAGGEKEGAVAGKVTLDVLAYGDAANVEGQQWINIVEGFMSENPNIEIKYELLYDEAYHQKRTARIAAGDVPDLAYLGADARWGKDWMEAGLLVDHREWLDPEYYDLSLIPSMGPNGEVWYVPLGTSNITTVLYMNRALVEQLGFSAPKTYEDLVAMVPAARAKGLNVVEIAGADGWVWGSCLMSGIVGRVTGDPAWVQKAVKGEKKFTDPEFVASLALLKKMVDDGVLSSKSLLVNYGTALSNFNNQKALFMIDGQWRAGGIDPTLAENVELLPIPTLPGEKSNVAGSAAAAISVGYGLTKVGAEDPAKREAGLRFLQYFNSPMWVEQRLRDGAIVAPILKNFPLPDDLPTIVKRKVVFAQGVKVITDVIDAHLSGAANDALNAGMQKIVGGQATPEEVAAQVEKLARQ is encoded by the coding sequence ATGAAGAGAGTCTTGTGCCTCATGCTCACGCTTTTCCTGCTGGCGGGAACGATCTTCGCTGGCGGGGAAAAGGAAGGGGCGGTGGCTGGCAAAGTCACGCTCGACGTGCTCGCGTACGGTGATGCGGCCAACGTGGAGGGACAGCAGTGGATCAATATAGTGGAGGGATTCATGAGCGAGAATCCCAACATCGAGATCAAGTATGAGCTCCTCTACGACGAGGCGTATCACCAGAAGCGGACGGCTCGTATCGCAGCCGGCGATGTGCCCGATCTCGCCTATCTGGGCGCCGATGCGAGGTGGGGAAAGGACTGGATGGAGGCGGGCCTTCTCGTGGATCACAGGGAGTGGCTCGATCCTGAATACTATGACCTGAGCCTCATCCCGTCCATGGGGCCCAACGGCGAGGTATGGTACGTGCCGCTCGGCACCTCCAACATCACCACGGTCCTCTACATGAACCGTGCCCTGGTGGAGCAGCTCGGCTTCTCCGCACCCAAGACCTATGAGGATCTCGTCGCCATGGTGCCTGCCGCCCGGGCGAAGGGCCTCAATGTGGTCGAGATCGCAGGGGCCGATGGATGGGTGTGGGGCTCCTGTCTCATGTCGGGGATCGTGGGCAGGGTCACCGGCGATCCCGCCTGGGTGCAGAAGGCGGTGAAGGGGGAGAAGAAGTTCACCGATCCCGAGTTTGTCGCCTCTCTCGCGCTGCTGAAGAAGATGGTGGACGACGGGGTGCTCTCCTCCAAATCTCTGCTCGTGAACTACGGAACCGCCCTCTCCAACTTCAACAACCAGAAGGCGCTCTTCATGATCGACGGGCAGTGGAGAGCCGGTGGTATAGATCCTACCCTTGCCGAGAACGTGGAGCTCCTTCCGATTCCCACGCTTCCTGGTGAGAAATCCAATGTGGCCGGCTCCGCTGCAGCCGCCATCTCGGTGGGATACGGTCTCACCAAGGTTGGGGCTGAGGATCCTGCGAAGCGCGAGGCGGGACTCAGGTTCCTCCAGTACTTCAACAGCCCGATGTGGGTCGAGCAGCGGCTCCGGGACGGTGCCATCGTGGCCCCCATTCTCAAGAACTTCCCGCTTCCGGATGACCTTCCCACCATCGTGAAGAGGAAGGTGGTCTTCGCGCAGGGCGTGAAGGTGATCACCGACGTGATCGACGCTCATCTCTCGGGCGCCGCCAATGACGCCCTCAACGCAGGGATGCAGAAGATCGTGGGTGGCCAGGCCACGCCTGAAGAGGTGGCTGCTCAGGTGGAAAAGCTCGCCAGACAGTAA
- a CDS encoding carbohydrate ABC transporter permease, with amino-acid sequence MTVRERRELMGYFSLVGPALLLYTLILAYPVVFSLGLSFTDYNPNVEGTGKFVGVSHYLRMVRDPLFWHAFKNNLIVVAVSVFGQIPIGFVLAYILYRKMIRSPRFFQSVIFLPQFLSTIVVGILWKRLFEADGPVARLIQWFTRDPSAQFDYMLRPETVMYPIAFVLLWMYTGFYMVVFLANLQKLDAQLIEAAKIDGATEPQIFVKIIMPLLSGTILVSSILAIAGSLKSFDLIFAITDRGLTRQNALVLSIYMYQVGFHNYDDPLRFAYGATIANSIIFISVGLILLANFISRRFASRGVE; translated from the coding sequence ATGACCGTTCGAGAACGAAGAGAATTGATGGGCTACTTTTCCCTGGTGGGGCCGGCCCTGCTCCTGTACACCCTCATTCTCGCCTATCCGGTGGTGTTCTCCCTGGGCTTGAGTTTCACGGACTACAATCCCAACGTCGAGGGTACGGGGAAGTTCGTGGGGGTGTCTCACTATCTGAGGATGGTCCGGGATCCCCTCTTCTGGCATGCCTTCAAGAACAATCTTATCGTAGTGGCGGTCTCGGTCTTCGGACAGATCCCCATAGGCTTCGTCCTCGCGTACATCCTCTATCGGAAGATGATACGCTCACCGAGATTCTTCCAGTCCGTGATCTTCCTCCCACAGTTTCTCTCCACGATCGTGGTGGGTATCCTCTGGAAACGCCTCTTCGAGGCGGATGGCCCGGTGGCACGGCTCATTCAGTGGTTCACCCGAGATCCTTCAGCACAGTTCGATTACATGTTACGGCCGGAGACCGTGATGTATCCCATCGCCTTCGTGCTCCTGTGGATGTACACAGGGTTCTACATGGTGGTCTTTCTCGCCAATCTGCAGAAGCTCGACGCCCAGCTCATCGAGGCGGCGAAGATAGACGGGGCCACGGAGCCGCAGATCTTCGTGAAGATCATCATGCCCCTTCTGTCGGGGACCATCCTCGTCTCCTCCATACTCGCCATTGCAGGGTCGCTCAAGAGCTTCGATCTCATCTTTGCCATCACCGACAGGGGGCTCACCCGTCAGAATGCCCTGGTACTCTCGATCTACATGTATCAGGTGGGATTCCACAACTACGATGATCCGCTCCGCTTCGCCTACGGGGCGACCATCGCCAACAGCATCATCTTCATCAGCGTGGGACTCATCCTCCTCGCGAATTTCATATCGCGACGGTTCGCATCGAGAGGAGTGGAGTGA
- a CDS encoding carbohydrate ABC transporter permease, whose translation MTGTNGTHIVEGKRSLPERVLIIVSRVFAYVFLGSWALVTLLPLFWLSYSSFKSNEELNRDIFAFPYELFANSEDEYVVIRPSPTLRYPYDPKKDTRERLIIESTSIAPQRRIHVFFLPKDELPPHIASLEPGDTLRVRDLPPKFQREIHWKTVFFNYISAISYGKLAGKFVNSVIYAGVSTVLIVLLSIMVGFGLSKFPFRRLSQIIGGYFGLGYLLSIPSIIIPLFLLMRSLHLVDTRIGVILVYTAFGLPLGVMLSTQFISGLPSSLVESAAIDGASVFRTFWSVILPMSMPVAVTIAIINGLGIWNEFVLVLVLASSEATKSLPVAVYAFTSLTSTQLGWQLAALVLVTLPVVILYLAFNKRITEGVVAGAIKG comes from the coding sequence ATGACAGGAACCAACGGCACGCACATCGTGGAAGGTAAAAGATCGCTTCCCGAGCGGGTGCTCATCATAGTCTCGAGGGTGTTCGCCTACGTGTTCCTCGGGTCATGGGCCCTGGTGACGCTTCTCCCCCTGTTCTGGCTCTCGTATTCCTCGTTCAAGTCGAACGAGGAGCTCAACAGGGACATCTTCGCGTTTCCGTACGAGCTCTTCGCCAACAGTGAAGACGAGTATGTGGTGATACGGCCCAGCCCGACCCTTAGGTATCCCTATGATCCTAAGAAGGATACGCGTGAGCGGCTCATCATCGAGTCCACCTCTATCGCCCCCCAGCGGCGGATCCACGTGTTCTTCCTTCCCAAGGACGAGTTGCCCCCGCACATCGCCTCCCTCGAACCGGGGGACACCCTGCGGGTGAGGGACCTTCCTCCGAAGTTCCAGCGTGAGATCCACTGGAAGACGGTGTTCTTCAACTACATCTCGGCGATCTCCTACGGAAAGCTGGCCGGTAAGTTTGTCAACAGCGTGATCTATGCGGGCGTGTCCACGGTGCTCATCGTGCTCTTGAGCATCATGGTGGGGTTTGGTCTCAGCAAGTTCCCCTTTCGGAGGCTCTCACAGATCATCGGTGGGTACTTCGGCCTGGGGTACCTCCTGAGCATTCCCTCGATCATCATCCCCCTGTTCCTTCTCATGAGGAGCCTGCACCTGGTGGACACCAGGATCGGGGTGATCCTCGTCTACACCGCCTTTGGGCTCCCTCTCGGGGTGATGCTCTCCACCCAGTTCATCTCGGGGCTTCCGTCGAGCCTGGTGGAGTCCGCGGCGATAGACGGGGCCTCGGTCTTCAGGACCTTCTGGAGCGTGATCCTCCCCATGTCCATGCCGGTGGCGGTCACCATCGCCATCATCAACGGGTTGGGGATATGGAACGAGTTCGTCCTCGTGCTGGTGCTCGCGAGCTCCGAGGCGACCAAGTCGCTGCCTGTGGCGGTGTATGCCTTTACCTCGCTCACGAGCACACAGCTCGGGTGGCAGCTCGCCGCCCTCGTGCTGGTGACCCTTCCGGTGGTGATCCTGTATCTCGCCTTCAACAAGCGGATCACGGAGGGGGTCGTGGCCGGGGCGATCAAGGGGTGA
- a CDS encoding beta-N-acetylhexosaminidase: MEEQILRRLVHRPRRLVVRGGVLEVPAGEWAGLEGGRYGPPPAGPVSFTRSSGLPPEGFRIAVGAGGISIEAGGDPGAFRAVQTLRLLADREKECGMVWVPFVELEDWPDLPRRGLMIDVSRDKVPRLSTLFWLIDVCALLGINELQLYTEHTFAYLGHERVWKDAGAYTPEDVSRIVSYAAERGITVIPNQNSLGHMERWFAHPEYRILAEKPEGFMDPWGVWREIPTTLCPVDERVFPFLEGLFSQLLPLFPAGLCNVGGDEPFEFGTGRSADEVKRKGAVKVYLAYMMRLKGMVERFGKRMQMWGDFVLSHPEILGELPRDVEVADWGYEADCPFERNAALLAEAGIPFSTCVGTSCWLSLGGRWPNARENIRRGVQAAAAHGGEGVLLTEWGDQGHFQQWVAMLLPLVAYALASWHISILDGVEEWEDETTRVLSSHIYRDGSGALAEAHLLLSSLPAIEKARFHNSSPFAVLLIDHVYPYYRKEYPRLAAMSFDEDGEQIERASSLIAGVGGGGILREELAFTARMLEFAVEFARHFLATPDFSVVEIPREVRRSLAEHLDTLLFEYEVRWKLRNREGGFADSVGRLRALKVLLER, translated from the coding sequence ATGGAAGAGCAGATCCTGAGACGGCTCGTCCATCGGCCGAGGCGTCTGGTGGTGAGAGGGGGTGTGCTGGAGGTGCCGGCCGGCGAGTGGGCGGGGCTCGAGGGGGGGCGGTACGGCCCGCCCCCTGCCGGGCCTGTCTCGTTCACCCGATCCTCCGGTCTTCCCCCTGAGGGGTTCCGGATCGCGGTGGGCGCGGGGGGAATCTCGATCGAGGCGGGGGGCGATCCAGGGGCCTTCCGCGCGGTCCAGACTCTGCGGCTCCTCGCCGATCGGGAGAAGGAGTGTGGCATGGTGTGGGTGCCGTTCGTGGAGTTGGAGGACTGGCCGGATCTTCCCCGAAGAGGGCTCATGATCGATGTGAGCAGGGACAAGGTGCCCCGCCTCTCCACGCTTTTCTGGCTCATCGATGTGTGCGCCCTCCTGGGGATCAACGAGCTCCAGCTCTACACCGAGCACACCTTTGCGTATCTGGGACACGAGCGGGTCTGGAAGGATGCGGGCGCCTATACCCCTGAGGATGTCTCCCGTATCGTCTCGTACGCGGCCGAGCGGGGTATCACGGTGATCCCCAATCAGAACTCCCTGGGCCACATGGAACGGTGGTTCGCCCACCCGGAGTACCGTATCCTGGCCGAGAAGCCCGAGGGCTTCATGGATCCGTGGGGGGTGTGGCGGGAGATCCCCACCACCCTGTGCCCTGTGGACGAGCGGGTCTTCCCCTTCCTGGAGGGTCTCTTCTCCCAGCTTCTCCCCCTCTTCCCGGCAGGGCTGTGTAATGTGGGAGGAGATGAGCCTTTCGAATTCGGGACGGGAAGGAGTGCGGATGAGGTGAAGAGGAAGGGGGCGGTGAAGGTGTACCTCGCCTACATGATGCGGCTCAAGGGGATGGTGGAGCGCTTCGGGAAAAGGATGCAGATGTGGGGGGACTTCGTGCTCTCCCACCCTGAGATACTGGGGGAGCTCCCCCGTGACGTGGAGGTGGCCGACTGGGGGTACGAGGCGGACTGTCCCTTCGAGCGGAACGCTGCCCTCCTCGCAGAGGCGGGGATCCCCTTTTCCACGTGTGTGGGAACCTCATGCTGGCTCTCCCTCGGTGGGCGATGGCCGAATGCCCGGGAGAACATACGGCGTGGGGTTCAGGCTGCCGCCGCCCATGGTGGAGAGGGGGTGCTCCTCACTGAGTGGGGTGATCAGGGACATTTCCAGCAGTGGGTCGCGATGCTCCTCCCCCTCGTTGCCTATGCCCTGGCCTCATGGCACATCTCGATCTTGGATGGTGTGGAGGAGTGGGAGGATGAGACCACACGGGTCCTCTCCTCCCACATATACAGGGATGGCTCCGGGGCCCTCGCAGAGGCACACCTCCTCCTCTCCTCTCTCCCTGCCATCGAGAAGGCCCGCTTTCACAACAGTTCGCCCTTTGCAGTACTCCTCATCGACCACGTGTATCCTTACTACCGGAAGGAGTATCCACGGCTCGCCGCTATGAGTTTCGATGAGGACGGGGAGCAGATCGAGCGCGCCTCTTCCCTCATCGCAGGCGTGGGAGGCGGGGGGATCCTGAGGGAGGAGCTCGCCTTCACCGCCAGGATGCTGGAGTTTGCGGTGGAATTCGCACGGCACTTCCTCGCCACTCCCGACTTTTCGGTGGTGGAGATACCTCGGGAGGTGCGAAGGAGCCTCGCGGAGCATCTCGACACGCTTCTCTTCGAGTACGAGGTGCGATGGAAGCTGAGGAACAGGGAGGGGGGATTCGCGGACAGTGTGGGGAGGTTACGGGCGCTCAAGGTCCTGCTTGAGCGCTAG
- a CDS encoding methyl-accepting chemotaxis protein — translation MSIRQRLGLVLGLIVVSFVVVLVVGRFKDRVVEEVREVQVQALRVLSLAHEVMVENVDLIAYEIDLRPNNYLHLVVKEWEEKVGAFERAFTDLMDMRGIVWLPAELRDNLMKASRFWEEARKGLPEISEGIARIVRSELLPLEQTRGLMEVHRYLMALPEPPSDLVWSVQNTWTKLKGLNATFQDFVGRQLAPLSEEITHYVGTLSRTASLVQIGVSVAVLLSSGVFVFLVIHALGQGISSISQGVVHVVEEKDLTASLEGARSDELGRIREGFNTVVREFRGFLTAVSNLVEKVAELHRALSTSSEEVVASVEEINRNLASLQEVARGVDRSSQQTLDAIDRIHKEMATITEETATYAARVDESTAALEKVHALVRRVSELSSDYREQVLHLVRQLEVSGEKVRESASVVGDIHSEVHKIQEIIEIINTIASQTNLLSINAAIESAHAGEYGKGFSVVAEEIRKLAESSSQYASRIEGSLRKIVEEVSLALKQSEGSEQAYHEVSDLMRRVEDALGEIMEAIHQLADSTGTVHEVLRLFSEGARRITEGVRTITKETEGIHVAAQDARSRAETLSRGMDEIALGGREILQAVTHTRELAQQTATVVASLRDHLSLFRIE, via the coding sequence GTGAGTATTCGACAGCGCCTCGGTCTTGTGCTCGGACTCATCGTGGTGAGTTTCGTGGTGGTGCTGGTGGTGGGCCGATTCAAGGATCGGGTGGTGGAGGAGGTGCGCGAGGTGCAGGTCCAGGCCCTCAGGGTGCTTTCGCTTGCTCATGAGGTGATGGTGGAAAACGTGGATCTCATTGCCTATGAGATAGATCTGCGGCCAAACAACTATCTGCACCTGGTGGTGAAGGAGTGGGAGGAGAAGGTGGGGGCGTTTGAACGGGCCTTCACCGACCTCATGGACATGAGAGGTATTGTCTGGCTTCCTGCGGAGCTTCGCGATAACCTCATGAAGGCATCCCGTTTCTGGGAGGAGGCGAGGAAGGGGCTTCCTGAGATCTCCGAAGGGATAGCGCGTATCGTACGCTCAGAACTCCTGCCGCTTGAGCAGACAAGGGGGCTCATGGAGGTGCATCGCTACCTCATGGCCCTGCCGGAACCTCCCTCAGATCTCGTGTGGAGTGTGCAGAACACGTGGACGAAACTGAAGGGGCTCAATGCCACCTTTCAGGACTTTGTGGGAAGGCAGCTCGCCCCTTTGAGCGAGGAGATTACCCACTACGTGGGTACCCTCTCTCGTACCGCCTCTTTGGTGCAGATTGGGGTGAGTGTGGCGGTGCTCCTCTCGAGCGGGGTGTTTGTCTTTTTGGTGATCCATGCCCTTGGTCAGGGAATCTCCTCTATCTCTCAGGGGGTGGTCCATGTAGTGGAGGAGAAGGACCTTACCGCATCTCTTGAGGGTGCTCGCTCTGATGAGCTTGGGAGGATACGCGAGGGGTTCAACACGGTGGTAAGGGAGTTCAGGGGTTTCCTCACCGCGGTCTCGAACCTTGTGGAGAAGGTTGCGGAGCTTCACAGGGCGCTCAGCACGAGTTCGGAAGAGGTGGTGGCCTCGGTGGAGGAGATCAACCGCAACCTCGCCTCCCTTCAAGAGGTGGCACGGGGGGTGGATCGGAGCTCGCAGCAGACCCTTGATGCCATCGATAGGATACATAAGGAGATGGCAACCATCACCGAGGAGACGGCCACGTATGCGGCGAGGGTGGATGAGAGCACGGCGGCGCTCGAGAAGGTCCATGCCCTCGTGAGGAGAGTGAGCGAGCTTTCTTCTGACTATAGGGAACAGGTGTTGCACCTTGTGCGCCAGCTAGAGGTTTCGGGCGAGAAGGTCCGTGAGAGTGCCTCGGTGGTGGGGGATATCCACAGCGAGGTGCACAAGATTCAGGAGATCATCGAGATCATCAACACCATTGCCTCCCAGACCAACCTGCTCTCGATCAATGCGGCCATCGAGAGTGCGCACGCGGGTGAGTACGGCAAGGGATTTTCTGTGGTGGCGGAGGAGATACGAAAGCTTGCGGAATCTTCCTCTCAGTATGCTTCGCGCATAGAAGGGTCGCTCAGGAAGATCGTAGAGGAGGTCTCCCTGGCACTCAAACAGAGTGAGGGAAGCGAGCAGGCCTACCACGAGGTCTCGGATCTGATGAGGAGGGTGGAGGATGCCCTTGGTGAGATCATGGAGGCGATTCACCAGCTTGCCGACTCGACCGGCACAGTGCACGAGGTGCTGAGACTGTTTTCTGAGGGGGCGAGAAGGATCACCGAGGGTGTGAGGACGATCACCAAGGAGACCGAAGGGATCCACGTCGCTGCCCAGGATGCCCGTTCGCGTGCGGAGACCCTCTCCCGCGGTATGGACGAGATTGCGTTAGGAGGCCGGGAGATCCTCCAAGCGGTGACGCATACTCGGGAGCTCGCCCAGCAGACGGCGACTGTGGTAGCCTCCCTCCGGGACCACCTCTCCCTATTTCGGATTGAATAG
- a CDS encoding glycoside hydrolase family 9 protein, producing the protein MKKQVFISHAGYPREGMKYVVVESEVPVEGVFRVVDTRGEVVYEGRFDPPVKVPGWRRGWFARGEFSEVREPGEYAVCLEDGVRSEYFPIVEGFPSLFLEDIVFYFRGQRCSGVYDRKDRGVPLFGSDRKVDVHGGWYDAAGDFSKYLSHLAYTNFMCPQHTGLVVWAFLHGHDLLKSRGFPEFSLARIREEALYGADFLVRMQDPEGFFYLTVFDRWSHDPEEREVCSYETQQGMKTADYKAGLRMGAGAAIAALARASLLGEASDYTPEVYLATAERGFAHLRAHNAEYLPDGTENIIDEYCGLLAAVELYRATGKVAYRKAAEEFFSRLEGRLTPEGVLMADERGQRSFFHAVEAGFPYVSVLRMREVLDEGGLGARAEEFVARGLSAEVERTHEVPNPFGYPRQYVKLPGREGRVQFFIPHENESGYWWQGENARLASLAAAAFWAAGEGIGDGELWAYGEAPIYWILGLNPFDVCMMQGKGRHSPAYERGFPNAPGGICNGITSGVEDEEDIAFLPEPYASDMAHRWRWAEQWIPHAAWFFLALSIYAHYRG; encoded by the coding sequence ATGAAGAAGCAGGTATTCATCTCCCATGCAGGGTATCCCAGAGAGGGGATGAAGTACGTGGTGGTGGAGTCAGAGGTGCCTGTGGAGGGGGTGTTCCGGGTGGTGGATACGAGAGGAGAGGTGGTATACGAGGGCAGGTTCGATCCCCCGGTGAAGGTGCCAGGATGGAGGCGTGGGTGGTTCGCGAGGGGTGAGTTCTCTGAGGTGAGGGAGCCGGGTGAGTACGCGGTGTGTCTCGAGGATGGGGTGCGGTCGGAGTACTTTCCTATTGTCGAAGGGTTTCCCTCGCTCTTCCTCGAGGATATCGTCTTCTACTTCAGGGGCCAGCGGTGCTCGGGGGTGTACGACAGAAAGGACCGGGGGGTGCCTCTCTTCGGTTCGGACCGGAAGGTGGACGTGCACGGGGGCTGGTACGATGCGGCAGGGGATTTCAGCAAGTATCTCTCCCACCTGGCCTACACCAACTTCATGTGCCCTCAGCATACGGGTCTGGTCGTGTGGGCCTTTCTTCACGGGCACGATCTCCTCAAAAGCCGAGGGTTCCCGGAGTTCAGTCTCGCGCGCATACGGGAGGAGGCGCTCTACGGCGCCGACTTCCTGGTGCGGATGCAGGATCCGGAGGGGTTCTTCTACCTCACGGTCTTCGACCGGTGGTCGCACGATCCTGAAGAGCGGGAGGTCTGCAGCTACGAGACCCAGCAGGGGATGAAGACCGCGGACTACAAGGCGGGGCTCAGGATGGGGGCAGGGGCGGCGATCGCCGCCCTCGCACGGGCCTCTCTCCTCGGGGAGGCCTCCGACTACACCCCTGAGGTGTACCTCGCCACCGCGGAGCGGGGGTTCGCGCACCTTCGCGCACACAATGCGGAGTACCTTCCCGATGGAACGGAGAACATCATCGACGAGTACTGTGGCCTGCTCGCGGCGGTGGAGCTCTACAGGGCCACCGGGAAGGTGGCATACCGGAAGGCGGCCGAGGAGTTCTTCTCACGGCTCGAGGGGCGGCTCACTCCCGAGGGGGTGCTCATGGCGGACGAGAGGGGCCAGCGGTCGTTCTTCCATGCGGTGGAGGCGGGCTTCCCGTATGTGAGCGTGCTCCGGATGCGTGAGGTGCTGGACGAGGGGGGACTGGGGGCGAGGGCCGAGGAGTTTGTGGCTCGAGGGCTTTCCGCCGAGGTGGAACGGACACATGAGGTGCCCAACCCGTTCGGCTATCCTCGTCAGTACGTGAAGCTTCCCGGAAGGGAGGGGCGGGTCCAGTTCTTCATCCCGCACGAGAACGAGAGCGGCTACTGGTGGCAGGGGGAGAACGCGCGCCTGGCCTCCCTCGCGGCTGCGGCCTTCTGGGCTGCCGGTGAGGGGATAGGGGACGGGGAGCTCTGGGCCTACGGCGAGGCGCCGATCTACTGGATACTGGGGCTCAATCCCTTCGACGTGTGCATGATGCAGGGGAAGGGGCGTCATAGCCCTGCGTATGAGCGGGGCTTCCCCAACGCGCCGGGAGGGATCTGCAACGGGATCACCTCGGGGGTGGAGGACGAGGAGGACATCGCCTTCCTTCCCGAGCCGTACGCCTCGGACATGGCGCACCGGTGGCGGTGGGCGGAGCAGTGGATCCCTCACGCGGCATGGTTCTTCCTCGCCCTGTCGATATACGCACACTACAGGGGGTGA